AGCTAAAGCCTATCAGCTCAATTAGCTCATCATGCTTTCGCTtgacagaaagaaagaaaaatcatATTCCGCGGAGAAGTTTCGTGTCTGTACTTGTACTAATTTCTTAGGAGTCGGGGGTGGGGGCCAGAGGCCGTCTCTGTCATTTTTGTGAGCAGATAATGCAACCTGACTCTGTTTCACATTCCGTGGTACCCGAGGGTCCTACCTTGATCGTTCTCAGTGGAGTTTCTGTGTAACCTTTTTGCCCTGCAATCATATTGCCGTTGTGTTTCACCTTGTCCATGCAGCCATCTCTTGTTAGTAGTACAACAAAATAGACGTACATCTCATTCTAAAATTACACATAACAGTGAGCTAACTTGGGCTCTTTTTTCACCGGCGATCAGGTACCTGCCCCTGACGGAGGGCGCGCTGAGCCTGCTGGCGGCGACGGCCTTCACGGCCGAGCTGCTGCTCTTCTACTTCCACTCGACCACGCACCAGGGGCTGGAGGGGTACTACCACTACCTCCTGGTGGTGCTCGTCGGGCTCTGCGTCGCCTCCAACGTCCTCGGCGCGCTCCTCCCGGCGAGCTTCCCCGCCGACCTGGCCAGCGGCCTGCTCATCACCCTGCAGGGCCTGTGGTTCTACCAGACGGCCTTCACGCTCTACGGGCCGATGCTCCCCGAGGGgtgccaccgcgacgccgccgggGACATCGAGTGCCACGGGCACGCCGCGGGGGAGCGCGCGGAGCAGCTCGCCGACTTCCAGCTCTTCGCCTACGTCTTCCTCGTCTTCGCCTACGCCCTCGGCTGctacgccgtcgccgccgccaagtACGGCCACCCGGACCTGAGGGCCGTCGAGATGGAGCACCGGGAAAATGTCGCCGGCAGTGGTGGAAGATTCGTTGGCAGCTCGGTGCTGTCTAGTGGCATATGAATGACATGATATGACTTCTGCTCTGTTTTTCGCCATTGTCGTCTTGTTCGATTTGGTAGCGTACACGCGACGGGCACATCATTGAGGGGCGGACCTGAACGTGAGGTCAGTCGGTACAAGAATAGAGAGGGGCTGTACATTCTGGTTAGTTAATTACACAGCAAAATCACAGATCAACGTTCCTTTAGTTTTACTGTGAAGATCAATGAACATTTTTACATGAGAGGATTAGCATAGGACTgtaagagagtccatcacagagggggttttactactccctctgttcacttataTAAGACGTTTTAGCAAATTCAGACAGTGTACTAAACAGTTCAAACCCAGCTGTCTGAAACGCCTTATAAaaacgaacggagggagtagcagaaaTTTGGTTTTGTACACCAGGTGTGGATTACCAGAAATTTGGTTTCTGTCTGCCTTCAAGTATACCATCAGTTCATGCGAACCTTGAGAGTTCTCCAACGAACTTGTCACACATAATGGGTGTGCTTAtcctatggtgtatgctgctgatATACGGCAACCGAGCTGATTGGCTGGGACCTCGGAGGTTTTCCAGCTAATATAAGCCGTTAGATTGTTAAGATCCAGTGGCTAATATTCCTATTACTACCTCATATACGAGTACCAATAGAAGCATCGTTGTATGCCAAGGAGGGAGATGAGAATGTGGTGGAACGAGTACCAAAGAAGAAAAAGCCAACGCCCGACAACTCGGCAGCGTCTGCAAAGCAGCGCTGCCCATCCCAATGATTTGCATCAATTGGAACTGCCAGGGGCTTGGGAACCCCAAGGCAGTTCGAGAGCTTCGCCGCTTGGTGAAGCAAGAAGGTCCTGCCCTGCTCTTTGTCATGAAAACTAAAATCAGGGCTAAACGAGTAGAAGATTTGCGATACACACTGGGTTTTGCAGGCTGTTTTGCCGTGGATAGTGTTGGGCTTAGCGGAGGGGGTGGCCTCTTCTGGTCCAATGACGTCAATGTCGACCTGAAAAACTATAGTAAGAGTCACATTGATGTGCTAGTGAGAGTCAAGGATCAAGCCTCCTCGGAGTGGAGATTCACTGGATTCTACGGTGCACCAAGAGTTGAAGAGAGGCACCACAGTTGGCGCTTTCTTCGAACATTGCATACCCTGCCACACTCCTCTTGGATTTGCATGGGTGACTTCAACGAGACTTTGTTTGGAGATGAACACTTTAGCCAGACAGCGAGGCCGGAATGGCAAATGAAGGCATTCAGAGAAGTCGTTGAGGACGTTTCCTTCTAAGACCTAGGTTGGTCTGCAATGGCTTACACATGGGATAACCGGAAAGGTGGACACCACAATGTTAAAGCAAGGCTAGATCGAGCTTTTGCTAATGAAGCCTTTCGGCAGCACTATGAGGATATACGGGTGAGACACATCAACGCTACCGAGTCCGATCACTGCTTTGTGGTGGCAGAGTTTCATGGGACAAGGAAGAATGATGGTTCACCGCGGGCGAAGCAATTCAGATATGAGACTGTTTGGCAAACCCATCCTGATTATGAGAAACTAGTAACAAACTCATGGCGAAAGCAAGAGCGTGCACCAGGCTTGCAATGGATTGTAGAGTCACTCAATGCTCTACAAAGGGAACTTGAGCCATGGGGGGCAAAAGAATTCGGATGTCTCGCTAGAACAGTCAGGCAGCTTCAAAAGAAACTTGACAAACTGCGAAGACAGTCCATTGGACGTGGCCCGTCGGAGGAAGAAAAAGCTACTGTCATCAAACTACGTGAAGCCCTTCGACAGGAAGAAATATGGTTACGGCAGTGTTCCAGGGTCCTATGGCTACGGGCGGGTGACCGTAACATGGGTTACTTCCAGGCTCAAGCCAAACAAAGACAAAGAATGAACAAGATTAGAGGATTGAAAAGAGTTGATGGCTCTGTTTGCGCCGACGAGAGTGAAGATAAGCAGGAAGTGCAGGCGTTTTATCAAGCACTCTATAGTTCTCAAGGAGTGTCTGATACAAGCACGCTGTTAGATCATGTTCCGGTGTTGAAGGATGACGTAACTCATGCAGTGTTAAATTTCTTAAACGGGGGAGAACTATCGACGGGCTTAAATGATACTTCCATTACCTTGATCCCCAAGGTACGGTACCCCCAATCAGTCTCTCAATACCGCCCAATTGCTCTTTGTTCAATACTCTATAAGATAGCGGCCAAGGTTATTACTAACCGATTGAGAGGTTGTATGGATGAAATTATTAGCGAGGAACAAAGTGCATTTGTTCCTGGACGCCTCATTACTGATAATGTATTGGTGGCCTTCGAGAGTGTGCACACTTTACGTCGAAGGAAGAAAGGCCAAAATCATGCATGTGCAATGAAGCTCGATATGATGAAAGCGTACGACAGAGTGGAGTGGCACTACTTAGAGGCCATCATGACGAAGCTGGGTTTCAGCAGGACTTTGATTAGCTTGATCATGAAGTGTGTGACCTCAGTGCGCTTCTCTGTCAGGATTAATGGTGAACAACAGCCCTACTTCACGCCCTCTAGGGGGCTTCGGCAAGGGGATCCCGCATCACCATATTTATTTTTGCTCTGTGCAGAAGGGTTCTCGTCACTACTCAAATATCATGGAGAACATATTGATAGAGGGATTAGGGCGAGCATCTATTCACCATGGGTTAGTCATTTGTTGTTCGCAGATGACTGCTTGATTTTTCTCAATGCTTACTCCCAAAGTGCGGAGAGACTGAATGATATTCTATGGATCTACGGTGAAGCGTCCGAAAAGTGTGTGAACAAGGACAAGAGTGCTATTTACTTCAGCCCAAATACACCCAGATCCACTAGGCAGTCTATCAAAGGAACACTAGGAGTCATGGTAGAAGCATTCAGTGACAAATACCTTGGCTTACCTACGGCAGTTGGACGGATCACGAGTGGCACTTTTGACCACATCGGTGAAAGGTCCAGGAGTAAAATGCAGGGTTGGTCGGAGAGGCTCTTTGCGTGTGCTGGTCGAGAGACACTCATCAAAACTATCATTCAGGCAATTTCCACATACAGTATGATATGTTTCCTTTTAACGAAGAAGGTTTATGCAAAGCTTGTTTCAAGCATGGCACGGTATTGGTGGAGTAGCTCAATCGACAAGAGGTCACTCCATTGGGTTTCTTGGAAGGAGCTCACTAAACCGAAATGTCAGGGAGGAATGGGCTTCCGAGATCTCCATTTGTTCAACTTGGCTCTCCTCGGCAAACATGGGTGGCGATTCCTGACAAACCCAATGTCACTTTGTGCGAGAGTTATGAAAGGAAGGTACTTCCCGGATTTAGATTTCTTGCAGGCCTCGGCACCCAAGGCAGCGTCAGCTACTTGGCGAGCTATCATCGCAGGGCGAGAGGCTTTGCTAGCCGGAATTGTCACACGGGTTGGTGATGGTACCACGATCAATGCATGTGCTGACAAGTGAATCCCAACAACACTCACGAGGAACGCCACTGTTGACACCAATGGCTCCCATCATTTCACTAGTCAGTGACCTAATTGACACAGATAACTGGACTTGGAAACAAGACCTAGTTCGGCAGAATTTTATTGCACCTGACGCCGAGGCTATACTGAACATACCTTTGCGACACGGCTAGGCGAAGATTCATTTGCATGGGCACATGAGAGGACAGGCAACTACACTGTCAAGTCAGCATACCAAGCTCTAGTGATTCAGAAagagcatcaagctcgtgaagaagGGCCGGTTACAGAAGCTTTAGCGAACAAACAACAGTTGTGGAAAGCTCTTTGGTCTCTCAAGGTGGTCCCTAAGGTGCGTGTGTTCTGGTGGAGGGTACTTCGTGGTATACTGCCGGACGAATGCACGCTCAAATACCGTCATATCCGAGACATTAGCACCTGCAAGCTTTGTCAGGCACATGATGAAGATCTTCAGCATGCTCTTATGTTTTGTTCACATGCCAGGAGATTCTGGGATGAAGCACGCTAGCTTCTGGACATCAAATTACCAAGGCTACATCCCACAACCTGGGCATCCGACATTTTATGTGAACCAGGGCTCTCGGCTAGAGAGCGCGCTACAATCGTTACTGTGATGTGGTCCATTTGGACCTCATGCAATCTATGGACGCATGATGGGGACAAGTTAGACCCGGCCAACTCGATGAAGGTCACTCGAGAAGCCCTGGCCCTCCTTGATATTCTCATACAACATGCACACGTTCTACCCGGGCACGGCTGGCGCCCTCCAGAACCAGATCGGGTTAAGATCAACACCGACGCGACAGTTGATCACGATGAGGGGAAGAGTGGAGCCGGCGGCGTGGCAAGATCGTCTACGGCCTTATTGGGTGCCTGGTGTAAACCACACCCTGGAGTTACTGAACCCATGATTGCAGAAGCCCTTGCTGTTCGAGACGGAGTAATCTTTGCAAATCTCAGAGGGTTCGAGCATGTGGTGGTGGAGACAGACAACCT
The Triticum dicoccoides isolate Atlit2015 ecotype Zavitan chromosome 3A, WEW_v2.0, whole genome shotgun sequence genome window above contains:
- the LOC119270306 gene encoding transmembrane protein 45A-like, producing the protein MGSFKGHVLPGTLFLAVGAWHVWAAVARFAMDPAGFRLRVWNPVGSGSGALRHLELYVIAGGAFLDMCVEVLYSTHLHIFAPGGGVNPAHLNDLEHGGMLLMFFLVGALALLSENTRYLPLTEGALSLLAATAFTAELLLFYFHSTTHQGLEGYYHYLLVVLVGLCVASNVLGALLPASFPADLASGLLITLQGLWFYQTAFTLYGPMLPEGCHRDAAGDIECHGHAAGERAEQLADFQLFAYVFLVFAYALGCYAVAAAKYGHPDLRAVEMEHRENVAGSGGRFVGSSVLSSGI